The [Clostridium] scindens ATCC 35704 nucleotide sequence ATTAATGGCATTCCTGAAAAAGATGCGCGCGAATGTCTCAGCGATCACACAACTAACCCCTGCCTCTCTCAGGCAGAGAGGCGCATGTTCTCTGGATGAGCCGCAGCCAAAGTTCTTTCTCGCCACGATCATGTCTCCCGGCTGTACCTTCCCGGCAAACTCCGGATCAATATCAACCATAGCATGGGTAGCAAGTTCTTTTCCGTCAAAAGAATTCAGATACCTGGCTGGAATAATTACGTCAGTGTCTACATTGTCTCCATATTTAAATACTTTTCCTGATGCTTTCATTATCTGTCACCTACTTTCTCTGGATTCGCAATACATCCCGCGATCGCGCTGGCCGCTGCCACTTCCGGGGATGCAAGATAGATCAGGGAATCTACGTGCCCCATTCTTCCGACAAAGTTCCTGTTTGTTGTAGAGACGCACTTCTCTCCTGCTGCCAGGACGCCCATATGGCCTCCCATGCAAGGTCCGCAGCTTGGCGTATTGAACGCGCATCCTGCATCAATAAAGATGTCTACCAGCCCTTCTTTGATACACTGCTTATAGATCTTCTGTGTCGCAGGAATGACCATGACACGAACATCTGGATGTACCTTCCGCCCTTTAAGCACGGCCGCCGCTCTTCTCATATCCTCCATTCTTCCGTTGGTACAAGAGCCGATGACTACCTGATCAATCTTAATTGGCTCCATTGCCTCTATTTCATCGATCGTCTTTGCATTTCCCGGAAGATGCGGGAATGCTACCGTAGGGCGGACCTTCGCCAGATCTACTTCCACTACCGCGTCATAGTCGGCATCTGCATCTGCCTCGTAGATCTTGTATTCTTTATCGGAATGTTCCTTCATATATTCCTCGGCCTTTTCATCGACCAGAAAGATTCCATTCTTTGCACCTGCCTCAATCGCCATATTTGCCATGGTAAATCGATCATCCATGGTTAGACTTGCAATGCCGTCTCCTACAAATTCCATTGATTTGTACAGTGCGCCGTCCACGCCGATCCTTCCTATAATATGGATGATGATATCCTTGCCGCTTACATATGGCCCCGGCTTACCTGTAAGCACGAACTTGATCGCGCTTGGCACCTTGAACCACAGTTCCCCGGTAGCCATTCCTGTCGCGATATCCGTCGTCCCTACTCCGGTAGAAAATGCCCCCAATGCTCCATATGTACAAGTGTGGGAATCTGCGCCTATAATGCATTCTCCTGCCACTGTAATTCCTTTTTCCGGCAGGATCGCATGCTCGATTCCCATCTGTCCCACTTCATAATAATGCGTCAGACCCTGTTCTTTCGCGAACTCGCGGATGGATTTGGAGTTCTCGGCGGATTTGATGTCCTTGTTCGGCGTAAAATGATCTGGTACCAGAATCACCTTATCCTTGTCGAACACTTTATCTGCCATCTGCCTGAATACAGGAACCGCCATAGGCCCTGTAATATCGTTTGCCATAACCACATCCAACTTCGCCTCGATCAACTGTCCGGCTTCAACGCTGTCAAGTCCCGCATGGGCTGCAAGAATCTTCTGTGTCATTGTCATTCCCATAACTACTATGCCTCCTTATTTCACTAAGTCTTACAGGATATTCTAACACAGATAAATATGGCGGCGCAAGAAAGAATCAGCAAGAGGATAAGAACGCTTAGGTTTTCCTTATCTCCTGTCTTGACGGATGGGGTTTTTACGATTGAGGCTTCTGTCATTTTCGGCTGTTCTTTCGGTTCTATTTCCGGCTCCTTTTTGGGAACTTCAGGCTTTTCCTCTTCTGGCTTGTCAACGACCACGATTTCCTTGTCTTTCTTCTCCTCCGTGTTATCCGAGCGCACTACCACTTCATTCTCGATTTCTTTCCCTATCAGCGCTTCATCCGTGATGGCTACCTGGTATTCTACAATATATCTTTCTTTGGATTCTATCCCTTGCAGGAATTCTCCAGCGTGTATGGTATAGGAATTACCTGAAACAGCAATGACTGCGTCAGATATGACGCTGTGATTCTCATCAAGCAGCGTAATAGAATGCTTCTGGAGTTTGACTCCTTCCGTCAGAATGGTATCGGTTATGACTACGTTTTTGGCCACCGCATCCTTCACCTGCTGGGTGACATCTATCGAATACGTGATAATATCTCCCACCTTATACTTCTTCTCCCCCTTGTCTGCTTTCTTATCTACCACGATTTCCGGACGTGGAATCCATCTTACGTTCATCTGCACCGTCCCTGCCTCCACGGTTGCCAGATGGCCTGTACCTACATCCTGGCTTCCGCTGCCTGTCTTTACCACCAGAGTACGCCACGCCTGGTCAAGGGTTCCTTTTACCTGACCGCTTGACCAAGTCTTTCCATTGTCATATGTTACATCTGCTGCAAGATAGAACCGCTCGCCTCCATGGACGGCCGCACGAATGGTTTCCCTGACATTCCTGGACTCATTTACCAGGGTCATTCCTTCGGGCAGGGAAAAGACCAGCGAATTCGTCCCATCTCCATTGCAGATGACAGATGATGTCCTCTGCCAGCCTTCTTCTTTGCTGAAATACGCCGTCAGTTCCGTATCCGACAGAGAGATGTCCGTACTGGGAATCTGCGGCCATCCCCTGATCGCATCCGTAAATTGAATGACTGCGTTACGGATATCCTCGTTCAGTCCGATAAATCCTGCGCTTTGCGGATTACATCCGTCGTAAATGTAGGACAGTATGCAATGGGACAGGCAATATGCCCGTTCCGGCTGATCCCAGCCTCCATTCAGCGATGGCTTCATATAAGCCTCGTAACCCGGTCCCCCATAGACATAATACATAGCCTTCCCCAGCAATTGCGTCGGGTCTATCTCTTCAGACGGGTAATTCCCATTCCCCGGCGATGCCATATCCGGCTCGAGGCAATATGCCAAATTGCCGTTAACGTAGTAGTAATGGGTCGAGTATCCCATATATTGGACTGCTTCCCCTTGCACAAGCTTTGCCTCGCTCGCGTATACCGTCATCTTGCTGCTCTTTCCTGCGATTATAAGTATCAGGCACGACAATAAGGCCCCAAAAAGCAGGACTTTGCTACTTCTTCCTTTCATAATTAACTCCTTTCACGTACGAAAAATAAACAAAAAGTTACAAACTTTCCGCCCCTCCTTTCCTTATTGTTCTTTGCTCGTTTTGGAATACGGGAATGACTCTTCCCTACGGGGATACCCCATTGAATAGAAATCTTAGACGAGTGCAATTATCATATACATATTTGCGTCATTTGTCAATACGAAAAAAGAAACCGGTTATTTCCGGTCTCTTTTCAGTCGATGTTTCATCGCATCCAGTAGTTCCCTGTGATTTCTGGATTCCATCTTTGGGAACGCCTTCATAAGACGGACGGAGACCTTGGTGCTGCGGCCTGCCAGTTCTGTATACTTTTTCTTCAATTCTTCTATGCGGGCCTTCTGCTCTTCGGTGGCTGCTTCAATCCTTTCCCGAAGTTCAGACGCAGCCTCCAGCTTCTCCTTAAATTCGCTGGACGCTGCAGCCAGCATCTTTTTCTTTTCCTCCTGGAACTCCAGCGTATCCATAACGCTTTCGTATATATTCTCCCCTACCTTGTCGGATACTTCCCGAAGTTCGGCAGCAATCTTTTCCATTGCATCAAGCCGCTTGTTCAGTTTCAATATGCCGGATGCAGTTACATACAGATCCACAAACAGCACGACCGCAAGTATTATCGCGATCACAATCCCCAGGGTTACGGGAATAAAAGAAAGCGCCTTGTATATCAGCGGATGGATCACTTTGACAATCGCCACGCAAGCCACACCCCAGATCAGAGAAAACAAAAGGCAGACGTAGCCTCCGATATTCAACGGCTGGTTGGAATAGTCCCACCATTTATGATGAAATATCTTATCCATGAGATATCCGGTCAGCCATTCAATAAACGTTACCAATATGGTTGACGCAGCATACAGCAGGATCAGGCTTTCCTCCAAAGGGGTAAGAAATGATACGACTACGCTGACCCCCACTCCATATATGGGACAGATCGGACCATTAAGAAATCCTCTATTTACGAACTTCCCTTGCTTGAAGGCCGCAAACGCCACCTCTGTGCACCATCCAAAAAACCCATATGTAAAAAAGTATAGAATGAAATAGTATATTTCCATAAGTAAGACTCCATCTTCATTATTTTCTAAATTACAGTATACTTCACATTGCCATCAGCGTCAAATAGTGATATTATGTAAAAGGATAATAGAGAATAATTATCAATAACATTACGAAGGAGCACATGCTATGACGCTGAAACAAGGGAAAAACAACCACACTTACCGAGTCCGGTCTATCGACATAGAAATGCAGTTGGAGCGGCGCCTGGAGGCTCTGGGGCTGACGGAAGGATCCCTGATTACCATATTGAATAATGATAAAAAAGGATCCCTTACCGCAAAATTCCGGGGCACCCGCTTCGCTTTCGGCAGACGGATCGCTGATCATATTGAAGTGATGGAGGTGCAGGCATAATGGGTAATATCATTAATGTAGGGTTCATCGGCAATCCCAACTGCGGCAAGACTACTCTCTTTAATGCATTTACAGGAGCCAACTTAAAGGTTGCCAACTGGCCCGGCGTCACAGTCGAAAAAAAGGAAGGCAAGGCCATGTATAAAAACCAGGAGTTCAAGCTCATCGATCTCCCAGGCATCTACAGCCTGACCTCCTATACAATGGAAGAGACCGTCTCCCGCGAATGCATCATGAGCGATGAGGTGGACGTCATCGTGGATGTCATCGATGCCTCCTCACTGGAGCGCAACCTCTATCTGACCCTGCAGTTAATCGAACTGGGCAAGCCAGTCGTTCTGGCCCTTAATATGATGGATATTGTGGAAGAACGTGGAATGGAGATCGACCTTCACCGTCTCCCCGAGATGCTTGGGGTTCCTGCCATTCCAGTCTCTGCCCGCAAGAAGACCGGACTGTCCATACTCATGCACGCAGTCGCACACCATAAGGAATATGCAAAGCAAGGGCCCTTCATCCATCATCATGATGGCCGTCATTCTACCCATAAGCATAACCATCATGACGAGTATGCCATGGTCTATAAAGACTACATAGAAGACAAGATTGATATTATCATGAATGAACTTGAGGAAAACTATCCTGACATCCAGAATGCCCGCTGGCATGCCATCAAGCTTCTGGAAAAGGACAAGAATGTTGCGGCCCGCCATCCATTAGATCTTGGAGATGTCATTGACCGCAGTTATGAAAAGGACATTATCAATCAAAAATATGATTTTATAGAAGAAATTATCAGCGAGGTTCTGGTAAATAAATCCCAAAAAGAAGCATCCACCGACAAGATTGATCATTATCTGACCCACCGATGGCTGGGGCTTCCCATCTTCCTTGGCATCATGGCGCTGGTATTCTTTCTTACATTTACCATTGGAGACTGGCTAAAAGGCTTTTTCGAGATTGGGCTTGACCAAATCTCTTCCATGGCCTCCAGCGGCCTTGAAGCGCTTCATGTCAATGCCATGCTGCAGTCTCTTATTATAGATGGAATTATTTCGGGCGTAGGCGGGATCCTGACATTTCTTCCCAATATATTTATCCTCTTCCTCGCACTTGCAATTCTGGAAGACAGTGGATATATGGCCAGGGTTGCATTTGTCATGGATGATATCATGAGCAGGCTGGGGCTGTCCGGCCGTGCTTTTCTTCCGCTGCTTCTTGGATTTGGCTGTACTGTGCCCGCAGTAATGGCTTCCAGGGCGCTGGAGCATAAGAGAGACCGCTTTAAGACGATCCTGGTAACGCCCTTTATGTCGTGCAGCGCAAGGCTTCCCATATACGTGCTGTTTTCCTCCATGTTCTTTGGAAAGTACGCCATGCTGGTATGCTATTCCATGTATCTGCTGGGAATCCTGATCGCCATCGGCATTGCCTATATCCTTTCAAAAATTGATGGCAGCAAGGCCGAGCATGCGTTGATGATCGAACTTCCGGAATACAAATCTCCTAACGCGCGTACAATAGCAATCTACGTATGGCAGAAAATCAAAGATTACCTTACCAAAGCCGGAACCGTAATCTTCATTGCCTCTGTCATCATGTGGGGCATCTTAAACTTTGGCCCGAATGGATATGTAACGGATATCTCCCAGAGTTTCGGCTCCCTTGTCGGAAAAGCAATCGTTCCTCTTTTCGTGCCTGCCGGCCTTGGCTATTGGCAGATCATCGTGGCGCTGATCGCAGGAATTGCAGCAAAAGAGGTTGTGGTATCCAGCTGCAGCGTACTATTCGGCATTCAGAACATCACCACCGCCCACGGCATGAATGCCATGGTGGCCACTTTAGGTTCCATAGGCTTCGGCGCTGCCAACGCTTATGCCTTGATGGTTTTCTGCCTGCTCTATGTTCCTTGCACTGCTACGATCGCCACCATACACAGAGAACTAAAGAGTTGGAAATCCACATTTGGCATCATTCTCTTCCAGCTGGCGGTCGCATGGATAATGAGTACCATCGTTTACCATATCGGGCTCTTATTCTAAATCAAGACCATTCAAACTAAAAAGATAAAAATCAAGAAGAACGGTTATGCCGCCTGCACGCTGGCTATGCCTGTTCTTCTTATTTCTTCTTGCTTATCTTATTTCTGTAGATACTGTATCTCTATAGGATCAATGGGGTCTACCGGATTCTCGACTTGTCCCTTTAATTTTCTCTTGTGACGTTTTAGCAATTCTCCGCCTTTGTTATAAAACCAGAACGAATATACCAGCAATTTATTCGCTTTCCCCATCTTGTCCTTGGTCGTCTTTCCGTAGAGGACGCCTCCTGCCTCTACCGGGGCCTTACGGCGGATCAAAGAAATCAGTTCCGTCTCGCATGTGACATACTCTGGAATCTCCGTATACGCCTTTCCCACGCAATCCAGCTTATGGGCATCGCTTCCCCCAATTCCTGGCTTCTTATACTTGCGTGCCAGTTTCATGGCTCCTTCGTTTGATTCTTCGGACTCGCAGGCATTAAATGCCTCGATAAAATCAAACCGCTTGATAACTTCCGGCGATTTATAAAACTTCTTTGTATTTGTAAAACTCAGATATTTTTCCCCGCATGGATGGGCCGGTCCAAGAATCCCTCCATGGCGGTGTACGAAATCTATCAGCACTGACACAGGCATGCCTCTTAATTCCAGCAGCCTCATCTTAACGCCCTCAGGCATGATACAGATAATATGGCCCGCGTCACAGGTATCATACTCGATCCCTTTGAGCACCACAAAATCTTCGTGAGCCTTGCCTTTCATATTGTACTTCCAATGCCGATATCCTTTATAAGTATCATGGTCTGTAATCAGCATTCCGTCAAAGCCATTCTCTTTTAATTTCGTAATATATTCATCCAAGCTTACCTTGCTGTCAATAGAGCCTTCTTTTACATGACAATGCATATCTAATTTCATAAGTAAGCCTCCTTTATGCTATTCTTAGGATTATTATATCACATTTGGCTCAAAATACAACCAAGGCGGCCGCTCTTGGGTTATATTACCTTCATAGTATTGATAGAGTATCTCACCAGCGCCGCGCATAGAATCCATACGGCCATATAGAGAAATCCCGGTGCATCCGTCTCTGCGAAACTGTATAGGATCATTGCCAATACCTGAAGAATAATCCCCGCAAGCATCAAAAAAATTCTTGTTTTTTTATACATAATAAAGCACCTC carries:
- a CDS encoding 3-isopropylmalate dehydratase small subunit — translated: MKASGKVFKYGDNVDTDVIIPARYLNSFDGKELATHAMVDIDPEFAGKVQPGDMIVARKNFGCGSSREHAPLCLREAGVSCVIAETFARIFFRNAINIGLPIIECPEAAEGIEAGDEVEVDFDSGIIYNKTKDAQYKGQPFPEFMQNLIAAGGLVNYTNSKKKG
- the leuC gene encoding 3-isopropylmalate dehydratase large subunit, whose protein sequence is MGMTMTQKILAAHAGLDSVEAGQLIEAKLDVVMANDITGPMAVPVFRQMADKVFDKDKVILVPDHFTPNKDIKSAENSKSIREFAKEQGLTHYYEVGQMGIEHAILPEKGITVAGECIIGADSHTCTYGALGAFSTGVGTTDIATGMATGELWFKVPSAIKFVLTGKPGPYVSGKDIIIHIIGRIGVDGALYKSMEFVGDGIASLTMDDRFTMANMAIEAGAKNGIFLVDEKAEEYMKEHSDKEYKIYEADADADYDAVVEVDLAKVRPTVAFPHLPGNAKTIDEIEAMEPIKIDQVVIGSCTNGRMEDMRRAAAVLKGRKVHPDVRVMVIPATQKIYKQCIKEGLVDIFIDAGCAFNTPSCGPCMGGHMGVLAAGEKCVSTTNRNFVGRMGHVDSLIYLASPEVAAASAIAGCIANPEKVGDR
- a CDS encoding thioester domain-containing protein, whose protein sequence is MKGRSSKVLLFGALLSCLILIIAGKSSKMTVYASEAKLVQGEAVQYMGYSTHYYYVNGNLAYCLEPDMASPGNGNYPSEEIDPTQLLGKAMYYVYGGPGYEAYMKPSLNGGWDQPERAYCLSHCILSYIYDGCNPQSAGFIGLNEDIRNAVIQFTDAIRGWPQIPSTDISLSDTELTAYFSKEEGWQRTSSVICNGDGTNSLVFSLPEGMTLVNESRNVRETIRAAVHGGERFYLAADVTYDNGKTWSSGQVKGTLDQAWRTLVVKTGSGSQDVGTGHLATVEAGTVQMNVRWIPRPEIVVDKKADKGEKKYKVGDIITYSIDVTQQVKDAVAKNVVITDTILTEGVKLQKHSITLLDENHSVISDAVIAVSGNSYTIHAGEFLQGIESKERYIVEYQVAITDEALIGKEIENEVVVRSDNTEEKKDKEIVVVDKPEEEKPEVPKKEPEIEPKEQPKMTEASIVKTPSVKTGDKENLSVLILLLILSCAAIFICVRISCKT
- a CDS encoding putative ABC transporter permease, producing MEIYYFILYFFTYGFFGWCTEVAFAAFKQGKFVNRGFLNGPICPIYGVGVSVVVSFLTPLEESLILLYAASTILVTFIEWLTGYLMDKIFHHKWWDYSNQPLNIGGYVCLLFSLIWGVACVAIVKVIHPLIYKALSFIPVTLGIVIAIILAVVLFVDLYVTASGILKLNKRLDAMEKIAAELREVSDKVGENIYESVMDTLEFQEEKKKMLAAASSEFKEKLEAASELRERIEAATEEQKARIEELKKKYTELAGRSTKVSVRLMKAFPKMESRNHRELLDAMKHRLKRDRK
- a CDS encoding FeoA family protein yields the protein MTLKQGKNNHTYRVRSIDIEMQLERRLEALGLTEGSLITILNNDKKGSLTAKFRGTRFAFGRRIADHIEVMEVQA
- the feoB gene encoding ferrous iron transport protein B, with amino-acid sequence MGNIINVGFIGNPNCGKTTLFNAFTGANLKVANWPGVTVEKKEGKAMYKNQEFKLIDLPGIYSLTSYTMEETVSRECIMSDEVDVIVDVIDASSLERNLYLTLQLIELGKPVVLALNMMDIVEERGMEIDLHRLPEMLGVPAIPVSARKKTGLSILMHAVAHHKEYAKQGPFIHHHDGRHSTHKHNHHDEYAMVYKDYIEDKIDIIMNELEENYPDIQNARWHAIKLLEKDKNVAARHPLDLGDVIDRSYEKDIINQKYDFIEEIISEVLVNKSQKEASTDKIDHYLTHRWLGLPIFLGIMALVFFLTFTIGDWLKGFFEIGLDQISSMASSGLEALHVNAMLQSLIIDGIISGVGGILTFLPNIFILFLALAILEDSGYMARVAFVMDDIMSRLGLSGRAFLPLLLGFGCTVPAVMASRALEHKRDRFKTILVTPFMSCSARLPIYVLFSSMFFGKYAMLVCYSMYLLGILIAIGIAYILSKIDGSKAEHALMIELPEYKSPNARTIAIYVWQKIKDYLTKAGTVIFIASVIMWGILNFGPNGYVTDISQSFGSLVGKAIVPLFVPAGLGYWQIIVALIAGIAAKEVVVSSCSVLFGIQNITTAHGMNAMVATLGSIGFGAANAYALMVFCLLYVPCTATIATIHRELKSWKSTFGIILFQLAVAWIMSTIVYHIGLLF
- a CDS encoding PHP domain-containing protein; the protein is MKLDMHCHVKEGSIDSKVSLDEYITKLKENGFDGMLITDHDTYKGYRHWKYNMKGKAHEDFVVLKGIEYDTCDAGHIICIMPEGVKMRLLELRGMPVSVLIDFVHRHGGILGPAHPCGEKYLSFTNTKKFYKSPEVIKRFDFIEAFNACESEESNEGAMKLARKYKKPGIGGSDAHKLDCVGKAYTEIPEYVTCETELISLIRRKAPVEAGGVLYGKTTKDKMGKANKLLVYSFWFYNKGGELLKRHKRKLKGQVENPVDPIDPIEIQYLQK